A segment of the Flavobacteriales bacterium genome:
GTCCACATCCGCCATAGCAGGCGACAACCACGACATAGCTCCCTCTTTCAGAATATAGTTTTCCAGGAGGTAGTTCACCGGAACAGTGAATCCGAGAACAAAGATCACCGCTGCGCCCAAGCCAACACCGGTTTTCACGGTCTTGGAAACGGCCAGGTAGGAACACATACCCAGGAAGTAGGCGAAGATCATGTTCTCAATGAAAACGCCTTTTATAAATATATTTACGAGATTTTCCATCTGGGGAATCTTTCTGTTTATTTATTCTTCGATGAGTTTGGTATTGCGTGACCGCTGAACCCAAATGATAATACCTACAATAATCAAGGCCATCGGAGGGAGGATCATCAGGTTGTTGTTCATATAGCCATGTGCCAGCGCCCATTGAACACCGGGAACTTCATAACCGAATAGCTTACCTGATCCCAGCAACTCGCGGAAGAAGGCCACAATCACAAGTATGACCGCGTACCCTAGTCCGTTTCCGATGCCATCCAGAAACGATGGCCAGGGTTTATTTCCGAGTGCAAATGCCTCAAGGCGTCCCATGATAATACAGTTGGTGATGATCAGACCGACAAATACGGAGAGTTGTTTGCTGACATCATACATAAAAGCCTTCAGTACCTGATCCACCAGGATAACCAGTGAAGCGACTACCACGAGTTGCACGATGATCCGGATACGGCTGGGAATAAGATTTCGCATCATGGAAATGATCACATTACCACATGCTGTTACCACCATTACTGAAATCCCCATCACCAGCGCCTGTTTCATTTGCACGGTAATCGCAAGGGCTGAACATATACCAAGCACCTGAACGGTGATCGGATTCTCATCGTTCATAGGGTTGGACAATAACTTCCGGTTCTTCTTGGAGAAAAGCGGTTCTTTCGGTTCCGCGGCCGGACTGGCGGTTTTTGTTTCTACTGCTGTTTCTGCTGCCATGACTATTGTTTGTTATTTTTCAAATACGTTTCATAGACCTTCAGCGTGCGGGAGATCATCTCATCGACCCCTGTGCTTGTAACGGTTCCGCCGGTGATGGCATCTACACCATGCACGTCACCTTCCTTTGCACCGCCTTTCACCACATGGATAGAAGCAAGCTCATTTCCTTCAAAAATTTTCTTGTCTACAAATTGAGCCTGGAACGCCGGGGTTTTGATTTCCGCACCGAGTCCGGGGGTCTCA
Coding sequences within it:
- a CDS encoding NADH:ubiquinone reductase (Na(+)-transporting) subunit D produces the protein MAAETAVETKTASPAAEPKEPLFSKKNRKLLSNPMNDENPITVQVLGICSALAITVQMKQALVMGISVMVVTACGNVIISMMRNLIPSRIRIIVQLVVVASLVILVDQVLKAFMYDVSKQLSVFVGLIITNCIIMGRLEAFALGNKPWPSFLDGIGNGLGYAVILVIVAFFRELLGSGKLFGYEVPGVQWALAHGYMNNNLMILPPMALIIVGIIIWVQRSRNTKLIEE